A stretch of DNA from Campylobacter concisus:
AAAATTTAAGTAAAATTTTTACTGATCCTAAGCATAAAAGTGAGCTTGCTTTAAATTCAAAAGTTGAGCCAAAAGAGCAAAAAAAGATAGCTGAAGTAAAGAGTGAAGCCAAAAAAGAAGAGATAAAAAAAGAGCAAAACGATACTAAAAATTTACTTGCAAGTTATAAAAACACAGAGCCTAGTGTAATAGAAAATGAACAAAAGATAGAGCCATTTTATAGCTCAAAAACCGAACAAAAAACCGAGTTAAAACCTCAAAATTTTGAAGCAAAAGTCGATCAAAATAAAAGCGCTGAAATAGAAAAAAAAGAGAAATTTAAAAGCGAGAACACAAAAGTCGAGCCAGCTAAAAAAGCTGAAAATTTAACTACCAAAAAGATAGAAAAAACAAAATACGAAGAAAAAAATATAAAAAAAGATAGCTTTGAAGCGGTACCTTTTACGCCAAATGCCAGCATAAAAGGACGCGCAAAGCTCGTCATCATAATAGACGATGTGGCGACATTTGAACATGCAAGTATGATAAAGTCGCTTGGCTTAAAAATCACGCCGTCTATTTTTCCAGCGACAAAGACTCATCCAGATACGCCAAATATCGCAAGAACATTTGAGTTTTACATGATACATCTTCCGATGCAAGCAAAACACTTTGATAGTCCAGAGATAGGCACTCTCACGATCAACGAGAGTTTTGAGAGCATGCATGAAAAGATAAAAAAGATACGCAAAGACTTCCCACGTGCAAAATACACAAACAACCACACAGGATCGCGCTTCACAAGCGATTTTGACGCTATGGATAAGGCTTATAGGGCGCTGATAGAGCAGGGTTTTGTCTTTGTTGATAGTAAAACTATCGCTCAAACCGCAGTAGCAAGAGCTGCAAAAAAACATAATCAGCCATACATTTCAAGGGATATATTTTTAGACGACGATCCATCGGCTAGTGCTGTTAGGCGTGAGCTTGTGGCTGCTGTAAATTTGGCTAAAAAAAGAGGCTACGCGATCGCCATTGGGCAT
This window harbors:
- a CDS encoding divergent polysaccharide deacetylase family protein — its product is MSEKKTAKKRPTKNSAGRSHNKTYLGIGIIAAILIIALSVAISIKNNGAEQISKANEPKIEKQISKKAEPKVASKEKKQEYEKRKYPLKFDEDENLSKIFTDPKHKSELALNSKVEPKEQKKIAEVKSEAKKEEIKKEQNDTKNLLASYKNTEPSVIENEQKIEPFYSSKTEQKTELKPQNFEAKVDQNKSAEIEKKEKFKSENTKVEPAKKAENLTTKKIEKTKYEEKNIKKDSFEAVPFTPNASIKGRAKLVIIIDDVATFEHASMIKSLGLKITPSIFPATKTHPDTPNIARTFEFYMIHLPMQAKHFDSPEIGTLTINESFESMHEKIKKIRKDFPRAKYTNNHTGSRFTSDFDAMDKAYRALIEQGFVFVDSKTIAQTAVARAAKKHNQPYISRDIFLDDDPSASAVRRELVAAVNLAKKRGYAIAIGHPKKNTISVIKESKNNLLKDVDVVYLKDVL